A window from Podospora bellae-mahoneyi strain CBS 112042 chromosome 1 map unlocalized CBS112042p_1, whole genome shotgun sequence encodes these proteins:
- a CDS encoding uncharacterized protein (COG:P; EggNog:ENOG503NWN1), with the protein MDNAFARSSQEVLSTLGVNPATGLTDAQVKSLQAKHGKNAIAEEPPTPLWELILEQFKDQLVLILLGSAAISFVLALFEEEGGWSAFVDPAVILTILVLNAVVGVSQESSAEKAIAALQEYSANEANVVRNGQLHRIKAEELVPGDIVDVSVGARIPADCRLISIHSNSFAVDQAILTGESESVGKDSEVVVKDEKAVKQDQVNMLFSGTTVVTGHARAVVVLTGSNTAIGDIHESITAQISEPTPLKQKLNDFGDQLAKVITVICVLVWLINIPHFSDPSHGSYAKGAIYYLKIAVSLGVAAIPEGLAVVITTCLALGTRKMAAKNAVVRSLPSVETLGSCSVICSDKTGTLTTNQMSVSKVVYLSANGTGLEELDVEGTTFEPRGDIRSNGKVVTDLVQESSTILQMTQVAALCNDARLDYHSHTDSYSNVGEPTEGALRVMVEKVGPCAPADCNPKDRVHYASSWYEKQFSRLVTYEFSRDRKSMSVLVQNGNSQKLFVKGAPESIIERCTHTLVGRDGKKVPMDRNLADLLLKEVVGYGNKGLRVIALASRDNVQGESLLHKAKSTSEYAQLEQNLTLLGLVGMLDPPRPEVAGSIQKCKDAGIRVIVVTGDNRNTAETICRQIGVFGPDEDLTGKSFTGREFDNLSHSEQLEAAKNASLFSRVEPTHKSKLVDLLQSLGEVVAMTGDGVNDAPALKKADIGVAMGSGTDVSKLAADMVLADDNFATIGVAIEEGRAIYNNTQQFIRYLISSNIGEVVSIFLTAALGMPEALIPVQLLWVNLVTDGLPATALSFNPPDHDIMRRQPRKRDEALIGGWLFIRYLIIGTYVGLATVAGYAWWFMFYSEGPQISFYQLSHFHHCKTEFPEIGCAMFTDVRAKAGSTVSLSILVVIEMFNAMNALSSSESLLTLPVWKNMMLVYAIALSMALHFALLYTPFLQTLFSILPLNAAEWKAVVAISAPVVLIDEALKFVERKYFMQTPVSSSALVSKDKKDL; encoded by the exons ATGGACAACGCCTTCGCGCGATCGTCCCAAGAGGTGCTCAGCACTCTGGGCGTAAATCCAGCAACTGGGTTGACAGATGCCCAAGTCAAAAGCTTACAGGCGAAGCATGGTAAAAATG CTATCGCCGAAGAACCACCTACTCCATTATGGGAGCTCATCCTTGAACAGTTCAAGGACCAATTGGTCCTGATCCTTCTCGGTTCCGCCGCGATTTCCTTCGTTTTGGCTCTcttcgaggaggagggtggatggaGCGCATTCGTCGACCCGGCCGTCATTCTCACCATTTTGGTTCTCAACGCCGTCGTCGGAGTCTCGCAAGAAAGCAGCGCCGAAAAGGCCATTGCCGCCCTTCAGGAATACTCAGCCAACGAGGCCAATGTTGTGCGCAATGGGCAACTTCACAGgatcaaggctgaggagTTGGTTCCGGGTGACATTGTGGATGTTTCTGTTGGCGCTCGTATCCCTGCCGACTGCCGCTTGATTTCGatccacagcaacagcttcGCTGTCGACCAGGCCATTCTTACCGGAGAAAGCGAAAGTGTGGGCAAGGATAGCGAGGTTGTtgtcaaggatgagaaggctGTGAAGCAGGACCAGGTCAATATGCTTTTCTCGGGCACTACCGTCGTCACCGGCCACGCCAGGGCTGTGGTTGTCTTGACTGGTTCCAATACGGCGATTGGCGACATTCATGAGAGTATCACGGCGCAAATCTCCGAGCCGACCCCTTTGAAGCAGAAGCTCAATGATTTTGGTGACCAGCTCGCCAAGGTCATCACTGTTATCTGTGTTCTCGTCTGGCTCATCAACATTCCTCACTTCAGTGACCCCAGCCATGGAAGCTACGCCAAGGGTGCCATCTACTACCTCAAGATCGCTGTCTcgcttggtgttgctgctaTCCCGGAAGGTTTGGCTGTAGTCATTACCACTTGTCTCGCTTTGGGAACTCGCAAGATGGCAGCCAAAAACGCAGTTGTCAGAAGCTTGCCCTCTGTTGAGACCCTTGGAAGCTGCAGTGTTATCTGCTCCGACAAGACCGGTACTCTTACTACCAACCAGATGAGCGTCAGCAAAGTTGTCTATCTGAGCGCCAATGGCACTGGTTTGGAGGAATTGGATGTCGAGGGAACCACATTCGAACCTCGGGGGGATATCAGGTCTAACGGCAAGGTTGTTACCGACCTTGTCCAGGAGTCCTCAACCATCCTTCAAATGACCCAGGTCGCCGCCCTCTGCAACGATGCCCGCCTTGATTACCACTCACACACTGATAGCTACTCCAACGTCGGCGAGCCTACTGAAGGTGCCCTTCGTGTTATGGTTGAAAAGGTGGGCCCTTGCGCCCCTGCTGACTGCAACCCCAAGGACCGTGTTCACTATGCCAGCTCTTGGTACGAGAAGCAGTTCAGCCGCCTGGTCACCTACGAATTCTCTCGCGATCGCAAGAGTATGTCAGTGCTGGTGCAAAACGGAAACTCCCAAAAGCTCTTTGTCAAGGGCGCCCCCGAGTCGATCATTGAACGCTGCACCCACACCCTTGTTGGCCGCGATGGAAAGAAGGTCCCCATGGACCGCAACCTGGCTGATCTTCTTCTGAAGGAAGTGGTTGGTTATGGTAACAAGGGTCTTCGTGTTATCGCTTTGGCTAGCCGTGACAACGTTCAGGGCGAGTCTCTCCTGCATAAGGCCAAGTCTACCTCCGAGTACGCCCAACTGGAACAGAATCTTACTCTCCTTGGTCTCGTTGGTATGCTggatcctcctcgtcccGAGGTTGCTGGCTCAATTCAGAAGTGCAAGGATGCCGGTATCCGTGTTATCGTCGTTACCGGTGACAACCGCAACACTGCTGAGACCATCTGCCGCCAGATTGGTGTTTTTGGCCCTGACGAGGATCTCACTGGAAAGAGCTTCACTGGTCGTGAATTTGATAATCTGAGCCACAGCGAGCAGCttgaggcggccaagaacgcttctcttttctcccgTGTCGAGCCCACTCACAAGTCTAAGCTTGTTGACCTCCTTCAGTCCcttggcgaggttgttgccaTGACTGGCGATGGTGTCAACGATGCTCCTGCTCTCAAGAAGGCCGATATTGGCGTTGCTATGGGTTCTGGTACTGATGTGTCTAAGCTCGCAGCTGACATGGTTCTGGCCGATGACAACTTTGCCACCATTGGTGTTGCCATCGAGGAAGGCCGTGCCATCTACAACAACACTCAACAGTTCATCCGGTATCTCATCTCTTCCAACATCGGCGAGGTCGTTTCTATCTTCCTTACCGCTGCTCTTGGCATGCCTGAGGCTCTTATCCCTGTTCAGCTCCTCTGGgtcaacctcgtcaccgACGGTCTCCCGGCCACCGCCCTGTCCTTCAACCCGCCTGACCACGACATCATGAGACGCCAGCCCAGAAAGCGCGACGAGGCCCTTATCGGTGGCTGGTTGTTCATCCGCTACCTGATCATCGGCACCTACGTCGGTCTCGCCACTGTGGCCGGTTACGCCTGGTGGTTCATGTTCTACTCTGAGGGTCCCCAGATCAGCTTCTACCAGCTCTCCCACTTCCACCACTGCAAGACTGAGTTCCCCGAGATTGGCTGTGCCATGTTCACCGATGTCCGGGCCAAGGCCGGCTCTACTGTCTCCCTTTCTATTCTCGTCGTCATTGAGATGTTTAACGCGATGAATGCGCTGTCATCGAGCGAATCACTGCTCACGCTTCCAGTGTGGAAGAACATGATGCTTGTGTATGCCATCGCTCTGTCGATGGCACTTCACTTTGCCCTGCTTTACACCCCCTTCTTGCAGACTCTCTTCTCTATCTTGCCTCTGAATGCGGCTGAGTGGAAGGCTGTGGTGGCCATCAGTGCGCCAGTTGT TCTCATCGACGAAGCGTTGAAGTTTGTGGAGCGCAAGTATTTTATGCAGACTCCAGTGTCGAGCTCTGCGTTGGTCTCTAAAGACAAGAAGGATCTATAG
- a CDS encoding uncharacterized protein (EggNog:ENOG503NZPC; COG:G), giving the protein MKPLISPLLGLLYTTTTAQANPISSPTASNKNGISPQLFSSLERLSRLVDISYCVGTPGTGGLSPPFSCSSRCGDVDISGRLELIRSWNTGFLSMEDSCGFVAFDHPGVQQDRKEGKIVVAFRGTYSLANTIVDLSTVPQEYVPYPADPDGDGGDKKGKGPRCNNCTVHMGFMASWKAAREIVVPAVEKARKRYPGYGVELVGHSLGGAVAMLAGLEMRAGRGWEGVRVATFGEPMVGNKGLVEFVDEVFGLKGDAGGGGEDKAYRRVTHKGDPVPLLPLREWGFRSHAGEIFITKGDLPPGPKDLRLCEGDRDKDCLNGEDGDDEEGEESDKGWFREMVNELGGKEEGEMWETETGWPTRFKLWQLLFAHRDYFWRLGLCVPGGDPIDWGRGRYNLTESDDEMRDL; this is encoded by the coding sequence atGAAGCCATTAATATCGCcactcctcggcctcctctacaccacaaccaccgcccAAGCAAACCCAATATCATCACCCACAGCCTCTAACAAAAACGGCATATCCCCCCAATTATTCTCTTCCCTCGAACGGCTATCCCGCCTGGTAGACATCTCGTACTGCGTCGGCACCCCAGGTACAGGGGGTCTCTCCCCGCCGTTCAGCTGTTCAAGCCGGTGCGGTGATGTCGACATAAGCGGGAGGCTGGAGCTGATCAGGAGCTGGAACACGGGGTTTTTGAGCATGGAGGATAGCTGTGGGTTTGTGGCTTTTGACCATCCTGGGGTGCAGCAGGACAGAAAAGAGGGCAAGATTGTGGTTGCGTTTCGGGGGACGTATTCGCTGGCTAATACGATTGTTGATTTGAGTACTGTTCCGCAAGAGTATGTGCCTTATCCTGCTGACccggatggggatggtggggacaagaaggggaaagggcCGAGGTGTAATAATTGTACGGTTCACATGGGGTTTATGGCTAGttggaaggcggcgagggagattgTCGTGCCTGCGGTGGAAAAGGCGCGGAAGAGGTACCCTGGGTATGGGGTGGAATTGGTGGGACATAGTCTTGGGGGTGCGGTGGCGATGTTGGCTGGAttggagatgagggctgggagggggtgggaaggggttaGGGTGGCGACGTTTGGGGAGCCGATGGTGGGGAataaggggttggtggagtttgttgatgaggtttttgggttgaagggggatgctggggggggtggggaggacaAGGCGTATAGGAGGGTGACGCATAAGGGGGATCCGGTTCCGTTGTTGCCGCTGAGGGAGTGGGGGTTTAGGAGTCATGCTGGGGAGATCTTTATCACGAAGGGGGATTTGCCGCCTGGGCCGAAGGATCTGAGGTTGTGCGAGGGGGATAGGGATAAAGATTGTTtgaatggggaggatggggatgacgaggagggagaagagagtGATAAGGGGTGGTTTAGGGAGATGGTGAACGAATTgggcgggaaggaggagggtgagatgTGGGAGACGGAGACGGGGTGGCCGACGAGGTTTAAGTTATGGCAGTTGTTGTTTGCACATAGGGATTACTTTTGGAGGCTTGGGTTATGTGTCCCTGGTGGTGATCCTATCgattgggggagagggaggtaTAACCTTAcggagagtgatgatgagatgcGGGATCTGTGA
- a CDS encoding uncharacterized protein (EggNog:ENOG503NZAQ; COG:S), producing MERPEGWGLLSEKEENELHKARLLAVEEKAYKRITKRINTLYRFADPILMRELENHPSQKDDTSSPAPTPATVPDVTTPRLDYARMYQDITLDFAAFDSSMERLQFLFTANEKDRQHYAQERERIKRDITSVRANIIHLNQKLEQAKETQEQRKQFDKLADEITKNPALRAREEQKAAIRKLQDEIAELKAESSTYSDTWVERRNQFSRIMDESMALRRLIRDEKEEVERREGMDESNEVEAGQTPRPGTPGGNATPRGESGLKNSIEAGDVVGTPRAMSTAGGRTPARESPAPSTQDNGSFLKPGNALGASFGSGGQSREGTAEHRTEQEERDGRDQGDVEMEDEPPRDDDSEPDSPLSPPPADLPQILVDGQGDSMDTT from the coding sequence ATGGAGCGACCAGAAGGCTGGGGTCTCCTAagcgaaaaagaagaaaatgAACTCCACAAAGCCCGACTCCTCGCCGTAGAAGAGAAGGCCTACAAGCGCATCACCAAGcgcatcaacaccctctaCCGCTTCGCAGACCCCATCCTCATGCGAGAGCTAGAAAATCACCCGTCCCAAAAAGATGACACCTCCAGCCCAGCCCCTACTCCCGCCACTGTCCCCGATGTCACCACCCCGAGACTCGACTACGCCCGAATGTACCAAGACATCACCCTCGACTTCGCCGCCTTTGACAGCAGCATGGAGCGCCTCCAATTCCTCTTCACCGCCAACGAAAAGGACAGGCAACACTACGCCCAAGAGCGCGAGCGAATCAAGCGCGACATCACCTCTGTCCgcgccaacatcatccacctcaaTCAGAAATTGGAGCAGGCGAAAGAGACGCAGGAGCAGCGGAAGCAGTTTGACAAGTTGGCGGATGAGATCACAAAAAATCCAGCTTTGCGCGCTCgggaggagcaaaaggcgGCTATAAGGAAGCTGCAAGATGAAATTGCCGAGCTCAAGGCGGAGAGTTCTACCTACAGCGACACATGGGTCGAGCGCCGCAATCAGTTCTCTAGGATCATGGATGAATCTATGGCACTTCGGCGGTTGATcagggatgagaaggaggaagttGAGAGAAGGGAGGGTATGGATGAGTCGAATGAGGTAGAGGCTGGACAGACGCCTAGACCGGGAACGCCTGGCGGGAATGCTACTCCTAGGGGGGAGAGCGGACTTAAGAACTCGATTGAGgctggggatgtggttggcACTCCTAGGGCGATGTCCACGGCGGGTGGTAGGACGCCCGCTAGGGAGAGTCCGGCGCCGTCGACGCAGGATAATGGGTCGTTTTTGAAGCCAGGGAATGCGCTGGGGGCAAGCTTTGGGAGTGGTGGGCAGAGTAGGGAGGGGACGGCGGAGCATAGGACTGAGCAAGAGGAgcgggatgggagggatcagggtgatgttgagatggaggatgagccgCCGAGGGATGATGACTCGGAGCCGGATAGCCCTCTGTCTCCCCCGCCAGCGGACTTGCCTCAGATTTTGGTGGACGGACAGGGCGATAGTATGGATACCACATGA
- the RBL2 gene encoding tubulin folding cofactor A (COG:Z; EggNog:ENOG503P65J) codes for MKRTNIESASHTLLCKKRRHQPLPNPSNFLAPAIAQLASSAITLTPQIYPANPTTHSQTAAKSTYSLPHQASLTRLHHQHHQAETINQSSYNILHSTSPTSSSTNQPQPLKPIQMAPPTPLERATNSVLRLVKEESYYHKELAHQETRISKLQTEIAAGKPDLDSNAPYMLKQEQTALEETKAVFGPLRDKISEAVQNLEEQIAITESDGVEGKEEELKKAREAVESGKKVAEQE; via the exons ATGAAGAGGACAAACATAGAAAGCGCCTCGCACACACTGCTTTGCAAAAAACGACGCCATCAACCGTTGCCAAACCCATCCAACTTCCTCGCACCTGCCATCGCGCAGCTTGCCTCATCCGCTATAACCCTGACTCCCCAAATTTACCccgccaaccccaccacTCACAGCCAAACAGCAGCCAAGTCAACATACAGCCTGCCTCATCAGGCTTCACTCACTCGCTtacaccatcaacaccatcaggCAGAAACAATAAACCAAAGCTCATATAACATCCTCCATTCTACATCtcccacctcttcctctacaaaccaaccacaaccactcAAACCTATCCAAATggcaccccccacccccctcgagAGAGCAACCAACTCTGTCCTCCGCCTCGTAAAAGAAGAGTCTTACTACCACAAGGAGCTCGCCCATCAAGAAACCCGCATCTCCAAGCTCCAGACTGAGATTGCCGCCGGCAAGCCCGACCTCGACAGCAACGCCCCTTACATGTTGAAGCAAGAG CAAACCGCCCTCGAGGAAACCAAAGCCGTCTTCGGTCCTCTCCGTGACAAGATCTCCGAAGCTGTCCAGAACCTGGAGGAGCAAATCGCCATCACGGAGAGCgatggggtggagggcaaggaggaggagctgaagaaggcgagggaggcggtggagagtgGGAAGAAGGTTGCTGAGCAGGAGTAG
- a CDS encoding uncharacterized protein (EggNog:ENOG503NYHT; COG:O) — MSAAHVEVISTDLRRAKVKVNPGTYLVDVLNEACKKLNVNPDKYDVKHKQKIVDLTSPFRTSGLVSGAKLELVQKSKSASVVSIALDVGGKRFTKKLPNDFTLWQTLRQFESSESGLNLTGRATPKKDTQNGGQLYHEAPIVNIMGREYSALEDLNKTLSQCGINSGSMVLRLSFKLTEKTLFEAMSDIGQFLKDVEPDQPKEEEPKPAPVQQDPKVESSTTDVVEEPKVEGNIESSIPPTETTIPAVTEQEETNPSADLMDVDETQPQPTSPPSELVDRFLPTSVFVAPTSTTPAAVNIQEDDSAYEPTIAHAQLRQQQLLQKAQNTRLKSDAELAAIKAEEAAKLAKVTRVEIKVRFPDQTSATWVATPEETGGWLYQAIRATMAHPDQPFKLIIPGPRTHVEDGNKKLIAGYKLKGPQMFNLVWEDGASGEARKGGFLKESVASRAREIVIPEVPEGGVVGGGSEAGLSGSSSAPGAGSEKPKREIDPEALKKKMGKFFKFGKK; from the exons ATGTCAGCCGCTCACGTCGAGGTCATCTCGACAGACCTCCGCCGagccaaggtcaaggtcaacccGGGAACATACCTGGTTGATGTCCTCAATGAAGCTTGCAAGAAGCTGAATGTCAACCCTGACAAGTATGATGTCAA GCACAAACAAAAGATTGTCGATCTCACATCTCCCTTCCGCACATCAGGGCTGGTTTCTGGTGCGAAGCTGGAGCTTGTTCAAAAGTCAAAGAGTGCATCCGTTGTGTCGATAGCCCTCGATGTCGGTGGGAAACGTTTCACGAAGAAGCTGCCCAACGACTTCACATTATGGCAAACGTTGCGCCAGTTTGAGAGCTCAGAGAGTGGGCTCAACCTTACGGGCAGAGCCACTCCAAAAAAAGACACCCAGAACGGCGGTCAGCTTTATCACGAGGCCCCCATTGTCAACATCATGGGGAGAGAGTACTCTGCTTTGGAAGATCTCAACAAGACCTTGTCACAATGTGGCATCAACTCTGGCAGCATGGTCCTTCGCCTGAGTTTCAAACTTACGGAAAAGACCTTGTTCGAGGCCATGTCCGATATCGGCCAGTTCTTGAAGGATGTCGAGCCAGATCAGccaaaggaagaggagccaAAACCAGCGCCGGTCCAACAGGATCCCAAGGTGGAGAGCAGTACTACTGATGTTGTAGAGGAACCAAAGGTGGAAGGCAACATAGAATCAAGCATTCCACCAACCGAGACAACCATCCCAGCAGTCAcagagcaagaagagacGAATCCTTCTGCGGATCTCATGGATGTCGATGAAACCCAGCCTCAGCCTACATCACCACCGTCCGAACTTGTTGACCgcttcctccccacctccgTCTTCGTcgcccccacctccaccaccccagcagcagtcaACATCCAAGAAGACGACTCAGCTTACGAACCAACCATTGCCCATGCCCAGCTCCGCcagcaacagctcctccaaaaGGCCCAAAACACCCGCCTCAAATCCGACGCCGAGCTCGCCGCAATCAAGGCAGAAGAAGCTGCCAAACTTGCCAAGGTTACCAGAGTTGAAATCAAAGTTCGATTCCCTGACCAAACCTCCGCCACGTGGGTGGCTACCCCTGAGGAGACCGGAGGCTGGTTATATCAAGCCATCCGGGCGACGATGGCGCACCCAGATCAGCCTTTCAAGCTTATCATCCCCGGCCCGAGGACACACGTGGAAGATGGGAACAAGAAGTTGATTGCGGGGTATAAGCTCAAGGGGCCACAGATGTTTAATCTTGTTTGGGAGGATGGTGCCTccggggaggcgaggaagggcGGGTTTTTGAAGGAGAGCGTAGCTTCtagggcgagggagattgtGATTCCTGAGGTGCCAGAGGGTGGGGTTGTCGGGGGTGGTAGTGAGGCTGGGCTGTCGGGGTCTTCGTCGGCTCCAGGGGCGGGGTCAGAGAAGCCGAAGAGGGAGATTGACCCTGAggcgctcaagaagaagatggggaaGTTTTTCAAGTTTGGGAAGAAGTGA
- a CDS encoding uncharacterized protein (COG:O; EggNog:ENOG503NU75) — protein MVGYMKEVAKLGGELTVDERNLLSVAYKNVVGTRRASWRIISSIEQKEESKGSDKHVPTIREYRSKIESELEKVCQDVLDVLDEALIPNAASGESKVFYHKMKGDYHRYLAEFASGEKRKGAATAAHEAYKSATDVAQTELTPTHPIRLGLALNFSVFYYEILNSPDRACHLAKQAFDDAIAELDSLSEESYRDSTLIMQLLRDNLTLWTSSDNGEPEATEVPKEEKTEEKPAEEKAAEPAPEN, from the exons ATGGTTGGCTACATGAAAGAGGTCGCCAAGCTCGGTGGTGAGCTTACCGTTGATGAGcgcaacctcctctccgtcGCCTACAAGAACGTCGTTGGCACCCGCCGCGCCAGCTGGCGCATCATCTCCTCGATcgagcagaaggaggagtccAAGGGCTCTGACAAGCATGTCCCTACCATTCGCGAGTACCGTTCCAAGATTGAGAGcgagctcgagaaggtcTGCCAGGACGTTCTTGATGTTCTCGATGAGGCTCTTATCCCCAACGCTGCCTCTGGCGAGTCTAAGGTATTCTACCACAAGAT GAAGGGTGACTACCACCGTTATCTTGCCGAGTTCGCCTCCGGTGAGAAGCGCAAGGGtgctgccactgctgcgCACGAGGCCTACAAG AGCGCCACCGATGTCGCTCAGACCGAGTTgacccccacccaccccatccgCCTGGGTCTGGCTCTCAACTTCTCCGTTTTCTACTACGAGATCCTCAACTCCCCCGACCGTGCTTGCCACCTCGCCAAGCAGGCTTTTGATGATGCTATTGCCGAGCTCGATTCCCTCTCTGAGGAGTCTTACCGCGACAGCACCCTTATCATGCAGCTTCTCAGGGATAACCTTACCCTCTGGACCTCGTCCGATAACGGCGAGCCTGAGGCTACCGAGGTTcccaaggaggagaaaaCCGAGGAGAAGCCCgctgaggagaaggctgctgagccCGCACCTGAGAACTAA
- the PUP3 gene encoding proteasome core particle subunit beta 3 (COG:O; BUSCO:EOG09264G4X; EggNog:ENOG503NWF8; MEROPS:MER0001710): MSSPFSINGGACVAMVGKDCVAIACDLRLGLQALTVSNNFPKIFQYGDNVFLGLTGLATDVATVSDLFRYKVNMYRLREERQIAPRTFANLVSSSLYERRFGPWFVSPVVAGLDPKTGQPFICGFDSIGCIDFAKDFIVSGTATEQLFGMCESLWEPNLGPDQLFETISQSLLNAVDRDALSGWGAHVYIIEKDKVTKRLLKGRQD, from the exons ATG tcctcccccttctcaatAA acGGCGGCGCCTGCGTAGCAATGGTAGGCAAAGACTGCGTAGCCATAGCCTGCGacctccgcctcggcctccaAGCCCTCACCGTCTCCAACAACTTCCCCAAAATCTTCCAATACGGCGACAAcgtcttcctcggcctcaccggcctcgccACCGACGTGGCCACCGTCTCGGACCTCTTCCGCTACAAAGTAAACATGTACCGTCTCCGCGAAGAGCGCCAGATTGCCCCCCGCACCTTTGCCAACCTTGTATCTTCCTCCCTGTACGAGCGCCGCTTCGGTCCGTGGTTTGTCTCCCCCGTCGTTGCGGGGCTGGACCCCAAGACGGGCCAGCCATTTATCTGCGGGTTTGATAGTATTGGGTGCATTGATTTTGCAAAGGACTTTATTGTCAGTGGGACGGCGACGGAGCAGCTGTTTGGCATGTGTGAGAGTTTGTGGGAGCCGAATCTT GGCCCTGATCAGCTTTTCGAGACGATTTCCCAGTCCCTTCTCAACGCCGTCGACAGAGATGCCCTTTCCGGTTGGGGTGCTCATGTGTACATTATTGAGAAGGACAAGGTGACCAAGAGACTGCTCAAGGGACGGCAGGATTAG
- the rpl36_1 gene encoding ribosomal protein L36 (COG:J; EggNog:ENOG503P53R) has protein sequence MAPTKKQETEKTGLAKGVNKGTKTIPIISKPRPSRRKGAQSKRTNFVRSIVKEVAGLAPYERRVIELLRNGKDKRARKYSKRKLGTYGRAKAKVDELQRVIAESRRAGH, from the exons ATGGCTCCtaccaagaagcaggagacTGAGAAGACGGGGTTGGCAAAGGGTGTTAACAAGGGCACT AAAAcaatccccatcatctccaaaccCCGCCCCTCCCGCCGCAAGGGCGCCCAGAGCAAGCGCACCAATTTTGTCCGCAGCATCGTCAAGGAAGTCGCCGG CCTCGCCCCTTACGAGCGTCGTGTCATTGAACTACTCCGCAACGGCAAAGACAAGCGCGCAAGGAAGTACTCCAAGCGCAAGCTGGGCACTTACGGCAGGGCCAAGGCAAAGGTTGATGAGTTGCAGAGGGTTATTGCTGAGTCGAGGAGGGCTGGTCATTAA
- a CDS encoding uncharacterized protein (EggNog:ENOG503PFZN) codes for MILPAFSTALVAGLLPLAAALPAFSAMTDYTIPPAVIKTLMESDKECVMPWGFNITNFMIFTPAPGNNHSQLISFDFFDDPTKIATSCAFNESSVNVAPFDFTPRYPCDDWRVTFMWNNATQGLEMIERACPDVLTTSMEASGSIWVNGTLSCLEDDANGAYGPGLDCISFRKYEAKYYSLQPTPW; via the exons ATGATCCTGCCCGCCTTCTCTACCGCCCTAGTGGcaggcctcctcccactcgcTGCGGCCCTCCCTGCATTCTCGGCCATGACAGACTACACCATCCCTCCAGCTGTGATTAAAACGCTGATGGAATCCGATAAAGAATGCGTCATGCCTTGGGggttcaacatcaccaacttcaTGATcttcacccccgcccccggcAACAATCATTCCCAACTCATTAGCTTTGACTTTTTCGACGACCCCACCAAAATCGCGACATCCTGCGCCTTCAATGAAAGTTCGGTCAATGTCGCTCCTTTCGATTTCACCCCTCGCTATCCATGTGATGACTGGCGGGTAACCTTCATGTGGAACAACGCAACACAAGGCCTGGAGATGATTGAAAGGGCCTGCCCAGATGTCTT AACAACTTCTATGGAGGCTTCCGGGTCGATATGGGTAAATGGAACCTTGAGCTGCCTCGAGGATGATGCGAACGGTGCGTATGGTCCTGGACTCGATTGCATCTCATTTCGAAAGTATGAGGCAAAGTACTACAGCCTTCAGCCCACACCGTGGTAG